The following are encoded in a window of Bacillota bacterium genomic DNA:
- a CDS encoding nitroreductase: MTFLKLAEKRYSVRGYQSKPVEKEKLLQVLEAARLAPSAVNYQPWHLFVVSDQDLLGRLQQAYPRNWFAQAPLVIVACGDHSRSWKRGDGRDYCDVDVAIAVDHMTLAAADLGLGTCWIGAFDVNMVREVLDLPEHLEPIAMLPVGYPAADSAPKKKRRELDEMVTWINKQESKF; this comes from the coding sequence ATGACATTTCTTAAGCTGGCAGAAAAAAGGTATTCTGTGCGAGGTTATCAATCAAAACCGGTGGAGAAGGAAAAGCTTTTGCAGGTGCTGGAAGCAGCGCGCTTAGCTCCATCTGCTGTCAATTATCAGCCGTGGCATCTATTTGTGGTGTCTGATCAAGATCTGCTGGGCCGGCTGCAGCAGGCTTATCCTCGCAATTGGTTTGCACAGGCACCATTAGTTATTGTTGCCTGCGGCGATCATTCTCGCTCTTGGAAACGGGGTGATGGCAGAGATTACTGCGATGTGGATGTGGCAATTGCTGTCGATCATATGACGCTGGCTGCCGCAGATTTGGGTCTCGGCACCTGCTGGATCGGTGCTTTTGATGTAAACATGGTTCGGGAAGTCTTGGACCTACCTGAACACTTGGAACCGATTGCGATGCTTCCGGTGGGATATCCCGCAGCAGATTCTGCTCCAAAAAAGAAGCGGCGGGAGTTGGATGAGATGGTAACATGGATCAACAAGCAGGAATCAAAGTTTTGA
- a CDS encoding Hsp33 family molecular chaperone HslO encodes MSDQLIRCLAFDKQVRVIFVDNTMLVQERCNPLETSKLTKTALAKTLTIASLISGTLKDTQRISLRVAATDQEYQVLAEADAEGSVRGFVSQPFLNLEPGRVEGMTLPEFFGDRGGLQVIKDLGRYGKMFTGVTKMPYGNIVDDFSYYFEQSEQTTSMFYLSLIFDDQDQITLSRGMFAQLMPGGSEEQMQKLTDAVKVSSLFQPQTNFGEVFQEEPESISAVFQADLEVLSIEPIQFRCSCSKELLLSILSSLTEEEIQSYIESGEDIEVICNMCGEKHYIDPHEVVPKS; translated from the coding sequence GTGAGTGACCAACTAATCCGCTGCTTAGCTTTTGATAAGCAAGTGCGTGTGATTTTTGTAGATAATACAATGCTGGTGCAGGAGCGCTGCAATCCCTTAGAGACATCTAAGCTGACTAAAACTGCTTTGGCTAAAACCCTGACTATTGCTTCCCTGATTTCCGGTACGCTGAAAGATACCCAGCGCATCAGCCTGAGAGTAGCTGCAACTGACCAGGAGTATCAGGTTTTGGCAGAAGCGGATGCGGAAGGCAGCGTCAGAGGCTTTGTCAGCCAGCCGTTCCTCAACCTTGAACCTGGCAGGGTCGAAGGTATGACTTTACCTGAGTTCTTTGGTGATCGCGGCGGGCTTCAGGTTATTAAGGATCTGGGCCGCTATGGCAAGATGTTTACGGGTGTGACCAAGATGCCTTACGGCAATATTGTCGATGACTTTTCCTACTACTTTGAGCAGAGCGAACAGACCACATCTATGTTTTATCTGAGCCTCATCTTTGATGATCAGGACCAGATTACTCTCTCCCGCGGAATGTTCGCCCAGCTGATGCCCGGGGGCAGCGAGGAGCAGATGCAGAAGCTGACCGATGCGGTAAAAGTCTCTTCCTTGTTCCAACCGCAAACTAATTTTGGTGAAGTATTTCAAGAAGAGCCAGAATCAATCAGCGCAGTATTCCAAGCTGACCTGGAGGTTCTCAGCATCGAGCCAATTCAATTCCGCTGCAGCTGTTCTAAGGAATTGCTGCTGAGCATTTTGTCGTCCCTCACCGAAGAGGAAATCCAGTCCTACATCGAAAGCGGGGAAGATATTGAAGTGATCTGCAATATGTGCGGGGAAAAACACTATATCGATCCCCACGAAGTTGTTCCCAAGTCCTGA
- a CDS encoding 3'-5' exonuclease translates to MGPVVVDIETVGRFDSLGTSVQEYLIEREEKRLAASGETGDARANVVESLPLNPAAGTIAAIGLYLINDQRSLVLINNEENEEAFPTGHVELDPETVVYYGSEAQILRLFWAKLLEKAGPGGRYAAYPVITFNGRYFDGPFLMLRSAVNGIQPTRNLVGSRYTLSENCDLLEVLTFMGTLSWQHRYSLDFWCSQFGIESPKQDMDGSMVGEVWRSGDFERLVRYSLSDLKATAQLYEAVQPLIEVQKGS, encoded by the coding sequence ATGGGACCGGTAGTGGTAGATATAGAAACAGTTGGACGCTTTGATAGTCTCGGCACTTCGGTGCAGGAATACTTGATCGAGAGGGAAGAAAAACGGTTAGCAGCCAGTGGTGAAACAGGGGATGCCAGGGCTAATGTGGTGGAGTCGCTGCCTTTAAACCCTGCTGCTGGAACCATAGCAGCGATTGGACTGTACTTGATCAACGATCAGCGGTCATTAGTGCTGATTAATAACGAGGAAAATGAGGAAGCTTTTCCCACCGGGCACGTGGAGCTTGATCCGGAGACAGTAGTTTATTATGGTTCGGAAGCGCAAATCTTGAGATTGTTCTGGGCAAAGCTTCTGGAAAAAGCTGGTCCCGGCGGCAGATATGCGGCATATCCTGTGATAACGTTTAACGGCAGGTATTTCGATGGTCCATTCCTAATGCTCCGTTCAGCAGTTAATGGGATACAGCCCACTCGCAATCTTGTGGGCAGCCGCTATACTCTTAGTGAAAACTGCGATCTTTTAGAAGTGCTTACATTCATGGGAACTCTTTCCTGGCAGCATCGCTACAGCTTAGATTTTTGGTGCAGCCAGTTTGGAATTGAATCGCCCAAGCAGGATATGGACGGATCGATGGTAGGAGAGGTTTGGCGTTCGGGGGATTTTGAGCGGTTGGTCCGGTACAGTTTAAGCGATCTAAAAGCGACTGCGCAGCTTTACGAGGCAGTGCAGCCCTTAATCGAAGTCCAAAAGGGGTCCTGA